A single Methanolobus sp. ZRKC5 DNA region contains:
- a CDS encoding ABC transporter permease, giving the protein MYELRIALRHISARKRLTFFAVFAVALAIAVIVVLMSMMTGFTEELISTTVENSPHIVVSSADQKEDYVHFYNYYSGQIAAMDGVEAVSPVFIGQAAISHKDNAEGINLNGIDPIAEDAVMRISDDIVSGDLFALGRSNNGIVIGDKLAEDLEVVTGQNVDIVMPGFGASSYKIIGIFSSGTPNDESIAYIRFDSALDFFDENGVASKINIRVVDPFQADIIANSIERDTGLDALSWIETNKEILDLLNTQVLIVWLYYGLIYMIAGFGIANTLFTVVMDKKSEIGMLIAMGASKRNITMIFLLESLILGTMGVLLGCVMGYLGSTALSSYQIDLPQEMYFGLTTLPLKTDIMNYAYAIVFSFIINIVAGVYPARRAAELDPVEAIESA; this is encoded by the coding sequence ATGTATGAGTTGAGAATAGCCCTGAGGCACATAAGTGCACGCAAGCGTCTTACTTTCTTTGCAGTGTTTGCGGTAGCTCTGGCTATTGCAGTTATTGTTGTTCTTATGTCCATGATGACCGGGTTCACTGAAGAGCTGATCTCCACCACAGTGGAGAATTCTCCGCATATTGTTGTGAGCTCAGCAGATCAGAAAGAGGATTATGTTCATTTCTACAATTATTACTCTGGGCAGATAGCTGCTATGGATGGAGTCGAGGCTGTGTCTCCTGTATTCATTGGGCAGGCGGCTATAAGCCATAAGGATAATGCAGAGGGCATTAATCTCAATGGAATTGACCCAATTGCAGAAGATGCTGTTATGCGCATATCTGATGACATTGTTTCAGGTGATCTCTTTGCTCTTGGTAGGAGTAACAATGGTATCGTTATTGGTGACAAGCTTGCAGAGGATCTTGAAGTTGTCACAGGACAAAATGTTGACATTGTCATGCCGGGGTTTGGAGCTTCATCCTACAAAATAATAGGCATATTCAGCAGCGGAACTCCGAACGATGAAAGCATTGCTTACATTCGGTTTGACTCTGCCCTGGATTTCTTTGATGAGAATGGTGTTGCAAGCAAGATCAATATAAGGGTTGTCGATCCTTTCCAGGCGGATATTATTGCGAATTCAATTGAGCGGGACACAGGGCTTGATGCTTTAAGCTGGATAGAGACTAACAAAGAGATTCTTGATCTGCTCAATACGCAGGTATTGATCGTGTGGCTGTATTATGGTCTGATATACATGATAGCAGGTTTTGGTATTGCTAATACTCTTTTTACAGTTGTCATGGATAAGAAAAGTGAGATTGGAATGTTAATAGCAATGGGTGCTTCTAAGAGAAATATCACGATGATATTCCTTCTTGAGTCGCTCATACTGGGCACAATGGGTGTATTACTTGGATGCGTGATGGGTTATTTAGGTTCAACTGCGCTGTCCTCATATCAAATAGACCTTCCTCAGGAGATGTACTTCGGTCTGACAACTCTTCCGCTTAAAACTGATATCATGAACTATGCTTATGCAATTGTATTTTCTTTCATTATCAACATAGTTGCAGGTGTTTATCCTGCAAGGCGTGCGGCTGAACTTGATCCTGTGGAAGCCATCGAAAGTGCATGA
- a CDS encoding inorganic diphosphatase: MKIVIETPKYSFFKYNKKGSQFVKEFLSPIPTIFNYGFIEGSIADDGMEKDVMVIGPRMPQGAVFEVMKTDGLVRFIDDSLVDNKEIVYLEGSFSKPVFYFYFHLYATFKIMYYLILKKKMSVCRFEGIVWYNGEPEK, encoded by the coding sequence ATGAAGATTGTGATCGAGACGCCGAAATACAGTTTTTTTAAATATAATAAAAAAGGATCACAGTTCGTCAAAGAATTCCTGTCACCTATACCGACAATATTCAATTATGGTTTTATTGAAGGGAGCATTGCCGATGATGGCATGGAAAAAGATGTGATGGTGATAGGTCCCCGAATGCCACAAGGTGCAGTTTTCGAAGTGATGAAAACAGATGGTCTTGTCCGTTTCATTGATGATTCTCTTGTGGATAACAAAGAGATAGTCTATTTAGAAGGTTCCTTCTCAAAACCAGTCTTTTACTTTTACTTTCATCTCTATGCAACATTCAAGATAATGTACTATCTTATTCTCAAAAAAAAGATGTCAGTTTGCAGATTCGAGGGAATTGTCTGGTACAACGGGGAGCCGGAAAAATAA
- the larA gene encoding nickel-dependent lactate racemase — MNKSSYYELSRYNNIRGGVFIKIQIPYGKEFVDLDVEIPHEVIAPNHVEVGDESDIITESLNNPVGMKSLGDFVKKSDKILILVNDATRPTPTAKVLAEMRDALRNHDDVRFLVATGAHRGPTEDEFRYIFGEIYDEFKDRIFVHDARRDEDMEYLGVSSNGTEMYLNKMVNESKNIIVIGSVEPHYFAGYTGGRKAFLPGVAAYKTIEMNHKHALSDAAQPLAIKGNPVAEDMEDAMKVLKDLNVFSIQTVLTADHGLYAMISGDLFESFDIAVEKANEVFCSKCTRKGNIVLTAAPYPMDIDLYQSQKALENGKLALKEGGIIILVSKCRDGVGDDTFLNLLCSANTCEDVMCKIDEGYKLGYHKAAKMAQIGVYAEMWAISDLHHDTIKMAKLEPCMDIQETFDRAIEKVKEQGKEPYAVILPQGSLTVPLLE, encoded by the coding sequence ATAAATAAATCTTCCTATTATGAACTATCCAGATACAACAATATCCGCGGAGGAGTTTTTATCAAAATACAGATACCTTATGGAAAAGAATTCGTAGACCTTGATGTGGAAATTCCTCATGAGGTCATTGCACCTAACCATGTAGAAGTTGGAGATGAATCTGACATTATCACTGAGTCTTTGAACAATCCTGTTGGAATGAAGTCTCTTGGGGATTTTGTAAAGAAAAGTGACAAGATACTGATACTGGTTAACGATGCAACCAGACCGACACCCACAGCAAAGGTGCTTGCTGAGATGCGTGATGCCCTCAGGAACCATGATGATGTAAGGTTCCTTGTTGCCACCGGTGCACACAGAGGACCAACTGAAGATGAGTTCAGGTATATTTTCGGGGAAATATACGATGAGTTCAAGGACAGGATATTCGTCCATGATGCACGCAGGGATGAGGACATGGAATACCTGGGAGTATCATCCAATGGCACTGAGATGTACCTCAACAAGATGGTGAACGAGAGCAAGAACATCATAGTTATCGGAAGTGTGGAGCCTCATTATTTTGCAGGTTATACCGGTGGAAGAAAAGCATTCCTTCCAGGTGTTGCAGCATACAAGACCATCGAAATGAATCACAAACATGCACTATCTGATGCTGCACAACCCCTTGCAATCAAAGGAAATCCTGTTGCAGAAGATATGGAAGATGCAATGAAAGTACTAAAGGACCTGAACGTATTCTCCATACAGACCGTCCTGACAGCAGACCACGGATTGTATGCCATGATTTCAGGCGATCTTTTTGAGTCCTTTGACATTGCAGTTGAAAAAGCAAATGAGGTGTTCTGTTCAAAGTGCACCCGTAAAGGAAACATCGTGCTCACCGCTGCACCCTACCCTATGGATATTGACCTTTACCAATCCCAAAAAGCACTTGAGAATGGAAAACTTGCACTTAAGGAAGGAGGAATCATCATCCTTGTATCCAAATGCAGGGATGGCGTGGGAGATGACACATTCCTGAACCTGCTCTGTTCTGCAAATACATGCGAAGATGTAATGTGCAAGATAGATGAAGGATACAAACTGGGGTATCATAAAGCAGCCAAGATGGCACAGATAGGTGTTTATGCAGAAATGTGGGCGATATCGGACCTGCACCATGATACAATCAAAATGGCTAAGCTGGAGCCATGCATGGATATACAGGAAACCTTTGACAGGGCAATAGAAAAAGTAAAAGAGCAGGGAAAGGAGCCTTATGCGGTAATTCTACCACAGGGAAGCCTCACTGTCCCCTTGCTCGAATGA
- a CDS encoding LysE family translocator: MIEPTQLLYFLAASIALTLLPGPDIIFVLTMSISQGKAAGMSTASGLCTGLLFHTTAAALGVSAILYSSAVAFSILKYAGAIYLLYLAYKAIREEGGFASMESVKKTDHSLLYRRGIFMNLLNPKVSLFFLAFLPQFVNTNAGSVPTQMIFLGAVFLVQALVVFFIVSFFAGFIGIKIMERPNMGKHINRAKAGIYSFIAVELALSNQ; the protein is encoded by the coding sequence TTGATAGAACCCACACAGCTCCTGTACTTTCTTGCAGCATCAATAGCTCTGACTTTGTTACCTGGTCCTGATATCATCTTTGTTCTCACAATGAGCATATCTCAGGGAAAGGCAGCCGGAATGTCAACTGCATCAGGTCTGTGTACAGGATTATTGTTCCACACAACAGCAGCAGCATTGGGTGTTTCTGCTATATTGTATAGTTCGGCAGTTGCTTTTTCAATACTGAAATATGCAGGAGCAATCTATCTTCTTTATCTTGCTTACAAAGCAATTCGCGAAGAAGGCGGTTTTGCATCCATGGAGAGCGTAAAAAAGACCGATCATTCCCTCCTTTACAGGAGAGGTATCTTTATGAACCTGCTGAATCCCAAAGTTTCCTTATTCTTCCTGGCATTCCTGCCCCAGTTCGTGAATACAAATGCCGGAAGTGTTCCAACACAGATGATCTTCCTTGGGGCTGTATTCCTTGTCCAGGCTTTAGTTGTCTTTTTCATTGTATCTTTCTTTGCAGGTTTTATTGGCATCAAAATTATGGAAAGGCCGAATATGGGTAAACATATCAACAGGGCTAAAGCAGGAATATACTCATTCATCGCTGTGGAGCTTGCGCTTTCAAATCAGTAA